CTCATCCAACAAAATTACCGATCCAGACGGGCGAATTAGCGCATATTAATAGCCTTCAACCTGCCGGAATGTCAACCTGAAATCTAAAAATCTTTCATCGTGCAACCTCAGGAAAGTGTCGCAGAGTCAATATAATAAGCGATTTTTACCCTAAAGAAAAACAGCAGGCTGCCGAAGAGAATATCTAACTAGCGTATAATACAATTCATTTCATCCAGGCAAGGCATCCCGATTTTTCCGGCAGGGAATCATGGCGATTGACACCATATACAACCGCATACTCGGCTATTTTGAAAATGAGATTGATGCTGCCCGCGATCAACTGGAAACGGGTAAATTCAAAAGTTTCAAAGACCAGGTCATTGCCGGGCGGAAAATCTCCAACGCGCTGGAACTCCTTGCACCCTACGTGCGGCAGGATAAACGGGCACGACAGCTTGTCAGAAACGGCGAAGCCGTAATCCGCGACCTGCTGTCGGTCCGGAAGGTCATCCAGAAGCATAATGACTCGCCCCAATGCCGGCAGTTACTCCTCATATGCCAGGTGATGGCAAAGCGGTCTTATCTCCAGTAGGTGTCCGCCCCTCCCCCACTCCAACCCCCGTTAACGGTCAACGCTTGCTTTCAAACCTTCCGGCAAGGTCGGATAGAGCAATTTAATCCCCAGTTTCCGGAGCATCTTTGCATTGCCCATACGCCGCGACTCGGTGACATATGAAAGCATGAGAGGAGTCATGACCTTTTTTGCCTCCTCCATGGTCACCTGGCGGGGACGGGGATAGCCCAGGGCATCGGCGCAGGCGGTGAAGTACTCCGTCATGGTGCCGGGATTGCCGTCGCTCACATTGAAGATATCGCCGTTCTCACCCCGCTCGGCTGCGGCCATGCAAATCCGGGCCAGATCCTCCGAATGAATACGGTTGGTAAAGGATGCATCGCTCTCCTGAAGTACCGGCTGGCCGCTTGACAACTGCTGGAGCGGAAGCCGCCCCGGCCCGTAGATGCCCGTGACCCGCAACACGACGGTCGGAACGCCCCGGTCCTCCCCCCAGGCACGCACCGCAGTTTCGGCATCGTAGCGCCTCTTCGCCCTCGCAGTCTGAGGATTGGCGGGGGTCTCCTCGGTGACCTCCGCATCGCCGCAGTCGCCGTAAACGCCGCTGGTACTGAGATAGATTACCTTTATCGGCTCGTCGCCCGGCCTGATGGCGGCACAGAAAGCACGAACCCGAGGTTCGGTTATCCCTCCCCCGGGCGGAGGGGCAAAGTAGAAGACAACGGCATCCCGCGTGGGCAGACCGGAAAGGGATGCGGCATCGTCCAGGTTCCCCTCCGCGGTGCTAATGCCTAGACCTTTCAGTCTGGCGGCGCTTTCCTCCGAACGGACGAGTGCCGCGACCTCAGCACCCTCGACCATGGCAAGCCGTGCTACCCGTCTCCCGATATCGCCACATCCAACGATGAACACCCGTTTCACGCTCGCCTCTCCCATTCCGGCTCCGCAGAACCACAATCCATTCACGAACTAGCTCTAATAGCACCCACCGTGGAATCATGTCAATACGCACGGCGACTCAGCTCTTCCTGAAGGCCCTCATCCCCCCGACTACTCACTTGTTAACAATCAGGGCTCCCCTGACGATATTTTGTTACGCCACCAGCCTCTAACTGTTGCTCACATGATACCCAATAAATCATCATCCGTCCACCGTAGGCGCCCCCTAAGCCCCTATAATCCCTATATCAATATCATTAAATCGTTCCAAATTATTCTAAAGCAACCCGAGATCAATGCCGACAAGAATAATATAGAGAGAGGAACGGTACGCGTTCCGGATGGGTCGAACAAGTTCGGCCGTTCACACCAAAGGCGGTTGGGAGGATGTATGTTTGGAAACTTGAAGATCGGCGCACGACTAGGCTTCGGATTCGGGCTTGTGGTGCTGTTGCTTGTGGTCACCGGTGGCGCGGGATTCCTTGGAGTCAAGAAAATCAACAAAGCCAGTAATGAGATTCTTCACCAGGAAGTCAAGGCCGGAGAATATTTTTCACGGGTAAGGGCCAACGTCCTGTACATGAGAATGTACGAAAAGGA
The nucleotide sequence above comes from Geobacter benzoatilyticus. Encoded proteins:
- a CDS encoding SDR family oxidoreductase — encoded protein: MKRVFIVGCGDIGRRVARLAMVEGAEVAALVRSEESAARLKGLGISTAEGNLDDAASLSGLPTRDAVVFYFAPPPGGGITEPRVRAFCAAIRPGDEPIKVIYLSTSGVYGDCGDAEVTEETPANPQTARAKRRYDAETAVRAWGEDRGVPTVVLRVTGIYGPGRLPLQQLSSGQPVLQESDASFTNRIHSEDLARICMAAAERGENGDIFNVSDGNPGTMTEYFTACADALGYPRPRQVTMEEAKKVMTPLMLSYVTESRRMGNAKMLRKLGIKLLYPTLPEGLKASVDR